Proteins encoded together in one Muntiacus reevesi unplaced genomic scaffold, mMunRee1.1 SCAFFOLD_124, whole genome shotgun sequence window:
- the LOC136155145 gene encoding olfactory receptor 4C3D-like produces MPPNNVTEFVLLGLTQNPQLQKMLFIVFLLIFLFTMLANLLIVITISLSPMLSAPMYFFLMHLSLIDASFSSVTTPKIITDLLHWRRTISWGGCLTQLFMEHFLGASETIVLTVMFYDRYVAICKPLHYKTIMRQGLCQFLVVVVWIGGILHATVQILFTMDLTFCGSNLIDHFMCDFFSLLKLSCSHTYTLGIVVAANTGGMCFLIFSLLLISYIAILNSLKFHSSKGRRKALSTCGSHFTVVVLFFAPCIFTYMRPVATYPVDKFVAMFFAILTPMLNPIIYTVRNAEVKNAVKVLLTRRVT; encoded by the coding sequence ATGCCTCCcaacaatgtgactgaatttgttctcctgggactcacacagaatccacaGTTGCAGAAAATGCTCTTCATTGTCTTTTTGCTCATTTTCCTGTTTACCATGTTGGCCAACCTGCTCAttgtcatcaccatctccctcagTCCCATGCTTTCtgctcccatgtacttctttctcatgCACTTGTCCTTAATAGATGCCTCCTTCAGCTCTGTCACCACCCCCAAAATAATCACTGACCTGCTGCACTGGAGGAGAACCATCTCCTGGGGAGGCTGCCTGACTCAGCTCTTTATGGAGCACTTCCTGGGAGCATCAGAGACCATCGTTCTCACTGTCATGTTCTAtgatcgctatgtggccatctgcaagcctcttCATTACAAGACCATCATGCGACAGGGGCTCTGCCagttcttggtggtggtggtctgGATTGGGGGGATCCTACATGCCACTGTGCAGATTCTTTTCACCATGGACTTGACCTTCTGTGGCTCAAATCTTATTGACCACTTTATGTGTGATTTCTTCTCACTGTTAAAACTATCCTGCAGCCACACCTACACGCTTGGAATTGTGGTGGCAGCTAACACAGGGGGCATGTGCTTTCTCATCTTTTCCCTGCTTCTCATCTCCTACATAGCCATCCTGAACTCCCTGAAATTCCACAGCTCTAAAGGACGACGCAAAGCCCTTTCTACATGTGGCTCCCACTTTACAGTAGTGGTGCTCTTTTTTGCCCCTTGTATATTCACCTACATGCGTCCTGTGGCTACTTACCCTGTGGACAAATTTGTGGCTATGTTCTTTGCAATCCTCACTCCCATGTTAAATCCTATCATATACACAGTTAGAAATGCAGAGGTGAAAAATGCAGTGAAAGTTTTGCTGACTAGGAGAGTAACTTAG